ATGCGCCCGGCCGGCAGCTGCTACGTCTGCGAGGGCTGCGGCAGCACCTCCGGCTGCAGCTGAATCCGGGAAGTTTGTGCATGTCTCCCGTGAGACCTTCCTAAGAGGAATCGCTGGTTGACATCGCTCCTGGTGTAGGCCTACAACAGATGCCTCCCATCCGATTGCGGGTGGGAGGCATCTGCTTTGGGAGTACGAGAGGAGCGCGGTAACCGTGTCGGTGAGTGTCGTTCCTCCGCGTCCCATCGATCACGACCTGCTCGGTCAGATGCTCGGCGAGCCGGCGCTGCGGGTCGAGCACGTGGACAGCCCGTCCATCCTCGTCGACGGTCGCTATCACACGGCAGCGTCGCACTGGCTGCGCCGTAAGCACCAGCGGCGGCCGGTGATGGATACGAACGTTGCCCACGCACGTCGCCTTGCGGCCTGGAGGGTCTGCTGCACGCATAGGTGACATCTGAGATGGCTTGCCGTGACGGTGAGCTGGAAGGATGTTGCTGTGCCCAGGCCCTACCCTCGTGAGTTCCGCGATGACGTCGTGCGGGTCGCTCGTGACCGTGATCCCGGTGTGACGGTCGAGCAGATCGCCAAGGACTTCGGGGTCCATCCGATGACGTTGTTCAAGTGGCTGCGCCAGGCCGACATCGACGCCGGCGCCGCGCCCGGCGTGAGCCGCAACGACTCCGCCGAGTTGCGTGAGGCCCGTAAGCGGATCAAGCTTTTGGAGCAGGAGAACGAGGTCTTGTGCCGGGCCGCGGCGTATCTGTCGCAGGCGAACCTGCCGGGAAAAGGCTCTACCCGCTCGTGAACGAGCTCGTCGTCGACGGGATACCCGTCGCGGTGACGTGCCGGGTGCTGAACCTTGCTCGTCAGCCCTACTACCGGTGGCTTGCCCGTCCGGTCACCGACGCCGCTCTGGCCGAGGCGTACCGGGCGGACGCGCTGTTCAGCGCCCATCGTGACGATCCGGGGTTCGGCTACCGGTTCCTGGCCGACGAGGTCCGTGCGGCCGGACAGTCGATGGTCGAGCGCACCGCGTGGAAGATCTGCTCTGGTATGGGCTGGTGGAGCACGGTCAGCCGCAAGCGGCGCCGGGGCAAGGGCGGCAGGCCGGGTCCGCCGGTGCACGACGACCTCGTCAAACGGGACTTCACCGCCGGCGGGCCGAACCGGTTGTGGCTGGCCGACATCACCGAGCACCGCACCGGTGAGGGCAAGTTGTACCTGTGCGCGATCAAGGACGTGTGGTCGAACCGGATCGTCGGCTACTCCATCGACTCACGGATGAAGTCGCGGCTGGCCGTCAACGCCCTGCACAACGCCGTGGCCCGGCGCGGTGACGTGGCCGGCTGCGTGCTGCACACCGACCGAGGATCGCAGTTCCGCAGCCGAAAATTCGTCCGTGCCCTGCATCATCACCAGATGCTCGGATCGATGGGCAGAGTCGGTGCCGCCGGCGACAACGCCGCGATGGAGTCGTTCTTCGGCCTGCTGCAGAACAACGTCCTCGACCGCCGGACCTGGACCACCCGCCAGGCATTGAGGACCGCGATCGTGACCTGGATCGAACGGACCTACCACCGCCGCCGACGCCAACGCCGCCTGTCCCGGTTGACCCCTATCGAGTACGAGACCATCATGACCCCACCGGCCAGTCAGGCCGCGTGACTTGAACTGTCACCTATCGGTGCAGCAGACCCCTCTGCCAGGTCGCAGGTGTGTCCCGCGGATCCACCTACAACCACCACAAGGAGGCGATGGTGAGTATCCGGGAGAACATTCCAGTTCTCGTCCGGGCGCAACTCGCCGTCCTCGGCGAGACACCGAGCGCCGCAGAGCTGTTCGACCAGGTTCACGAGCGGGACGAGACCATCCGCGAACTCCGAGCCGAGATCAAGGCTGCCCGCCGAGAACGCAACACGGCTCTCGCCTACGCTCGCGACCTGCACGAAGGGAGTGTCAAGTTAACGGCTGATCTTGGTTGTTGAGGTGGTCAGTTGTCGGCCGGGGTGAGCCGGCCTTCGAAGGCGATCTGGAAGGCGTTCAGGGGTGCCTTCCAGCGCATGGTCCAGCGCCTTCGGCCCGCGCCGGTGGGGTCGAGGCTCATCAAGGCCATGTAGACGCACTTGAGCGCGGCCTGCTCATTCGGGAAGTGGCCGCGAGCTCGCACGGCCTTGCGGATACGGGCGTTGACCGACTCGATCGCGTTCGTGGAGCAGATGACCTTGCGGATCTCGGCGTCGAAGGCGAGGAACGGCACGAACTCGGCCCAGGCGTTTTCCCACAGCTTCACGATCGCCGGATACTTACGGCCCCACGCCTCGGCGAACTCGAGGAACCGCTCGGCCGCGGCGTCCTCGGTCGGTGCGGTGTAGACCGGCCGCAGCGCCTTGGCGATCTTGTCCCAGTCCTGGCGCGCGGCGTAGCGGAACGAGTTGCGCAGCAGGTGCACCACACACGTCTGCACGATCGTGCGAGGCCAGACGGTCTCGACCGCCTCCGGCAGGCCCTTGAGCCCGTCGCAGACGAGCATCAGCACGTCGGCGACGCCGCGGTTCTTCAGCTCGGTCAGCACGTGCAGCCAGTGCTTGGCGCCCTCACCGCCGTCACCGGCCCAGATGCCAAGGATGTCGCGGTGCCCGTCGACGGTGACCGCCATGGCGAGGTAGATCGGCCGGTTCGCGACCTGCCCATCGCGGATCTTGACGTTGATGGCATCGATGAACACGACCGGGTAGACCCGGTCCAGAGGCCGGTTCTGCCACTCCGCCATGCCGTCCATGACCTTGTCGGTGATGGTGGAGATGGTCTGCTTGGACACCTCAGCGCCGTAGACCTCGGCCAGGTGCGCGGCGATCTCGCCGTGGGTCAACCCCTTGGCCGACAACGACAACACCATGTCGTCGACGCCGGTCAGCCGCCGCTGCCGCTTACGCACGATCTGCGGCTCGAACGTGCCCGCGGCATCGCGTGGGACTCGCACCTCGACCGGCCCGACGTCGGTGAGCACGGTCTTGGTTCGGCTGCCGTTACGGGTGTTCCCGCTGCCACGACCTGCCGGGTCGTGCTTGTCGTAGCCGACGTGGTCGGTGATCTCACCGTCCAGCGCTGACTCCAGCACCCGCTTGGTCAGCTGCTGCAGCAGCCCACCCTCACCGGTCAGCTTCAGCCCGTCACCACGAGCCCGATCGACCAGCATCGCGATCAACTGCTCATCCGTGACCGCATCCGCCGGCCTGGCGGCCGGCTCCTGCCCCGAGGTGATCTCGGTCGTCATCTGGCGTCTCTCCCTTGATCGGTCGATCAGCCGTTATTTGTACAGTCCCTGCACGAACGGTTACGCCCGGAGTTCGAGGCGATAGCCCGCGAGAAGCAGGAGAAGGTCCGCTACCTCAGGCCTCTTCCCGACGCGGTGGAGGCTGACGAATGATCAACGCGGACGACCCGATGCAGTGGCAAACCGACAAGCTGAGCGCTCTCCGCCTCGGCCGTCGGCTGGTGACCGAGGTCTCATCCTCCGGGCAGGGAAGAAGGGCCTTCGTCGACATCCGCCCCATTCGAGCTGATGCCGATCATGTCGCCAGCCGAGAGGGCTGGGTTCGGCCCGACCGCGATCGCACCTTCAAGGTGGAGCACTGGGATTACGACGCCGACCAGTTGGACGGCTTCGATTACGACGTCGGTGCGGCACTCGTCCGTGCCGCGACCGTCACAGGCGAGGCGGAACTCGCTGCCATCCTCCAGGCCTGGGACCTTCTGCCTGGACAGTTTCGCCACCCCTGGGATACCGACGACCCGAGGTAGTCGGCGGGATGCGGCACACACTGGTCATGAACGAGATCTCACTTTCGGTCCCGCCGTACGACCCGGCGGTCGGCGTTGTCGCTCCCGCCGAAGGTGGATCGGTCACCGTCGAGATTGTCGATGATTCAGTCGAGATCTTCGGTGATCCTGCCGGCCTCCGCGATCTCGCTCGGATGCTGCTCGCGTTGTCGGACGTGCGAGCGCCGAAGGGCGCCAACATCCATCTCGATGCCGGCATCAACCCACTCGACCTCGGCTCCGCCTCTCTCATGCTGGCGAGTGATCCACGTGCCCGGTGAAGAGACGAGTCTGCAGGACAAGCGGATGGCACTGGGGCGAAGACGTACCGCTCCGCTGGCTGTTGATCGATGAATCCGCCATGGGAGAGGCAGACGCCGCGATCGCGGCGTGCGCTGATATCGAAGGGCTATTCGTCGATTTGCCGTCCACGGTGCGCGGGACGACGCTTCTCGGGTGCATGCCTCACCCACCGCTGCGCCGTGCTCTGGACGCGCTGGCCAAGGGGGCGGGCAACCCAGGCGGTGCGCTGCATCGTCGGTCGATCGACGCGACCCTCTACAGCGTGGACCACAACGGTGTGGTCAACCGCATGATCGGCTCCCATCTGCGAGCATCAGTGACCGAAGTTCGTCCCTCAGTCCTCGCCGCTGACCTCGTCGATGTCGACTTGGACAGCGCGATCTCTGAGCCGATGCCGAGTTCGGCGCGACCAATCTGGAACTTGTGGCACGCCGGTGGCCCGACCGAACCGAACCTTTGGGCAGGCTACGGCCGGGAGCTTCGGCATCTCTGGTCTGGAGCGGCCTTGGCTCACCACCGGGCCGAGGCGCCTGACAAGCCAGCCGACAGCACCTACCAGCTCGACGGGTGCCACGTCACCGACATCGAAGGCTTCTACTGCGCCATCGGCGAGGCCATCAACGGCCCTGGCGGCTATTTCGGCTGGAACGGTGACGCGCTCCACGACTGTGTGACGGGCGGGTGGGGCGCCGAGTGGCCGTTCCGCCTGACCTGGCACCACGCCGAGGTGGCTCATAGCCATTTGACTGCCAAGTTCGACCAAATCCTTCAATGGCTTGCCGAGGATCAGATCGAGGTCGAGTTGCGCTGATCGGTGGTTGCAGCCGGGGAGTCCTCCCACTTCTTGGGAGGAAGGCCGGTCAATCCGGCGACGCTGCGGAGACAGCTGCAGTGGGGAGACAGCCCCCGACTTCCCAGGAACAGCTGACACCCGCCGCCACCCGCGTCGGACGCGACGGCGGGGAGCGGTGAAACAGCTGGAAGAAGGGCGGTCCCGGAGTCATCCGGGGCCGCCCTTCGGGCTGTCCCGCCGGGAGTGACCGATGGTCGCCGGTCGAGCGCACGCGCCCCATTCGGGCCTCGGGCGCGTGCGACGCCTGTTCGTACTCGAACGGGCCGGTCGCGGAACGCCGCCGCACCGGGTCTGCGGCGGTGACTCAGCCGTCGTACGCAGCGCGGTGGGCCAGCACCTCGTCCATGTGGTCCTGGGCCCAGAGCTTGAGGCCGCGCATCATCGCGTGCAGCGAGAGTCCGAGCGGGGTCAGTTCGTAGGTGACCGTGACCGGCACCGTCGGTTCCACGGTGCGGGAGATCAGGCCGTCGCGTTCCAGGGCGCGCAGCGTCTGGGTGAGCATCTTCTGGCTGACGCTGGCCAGTAGCCGGGACAGTTCCGAGTACCGCATCGGGCGGGGATCGCCGGCGCAGTCCGGGCCGCTGCCGAGCGCGGCCAGGATCAGTGTGACCCACTTGTCGGAGATCCGGTCCAGCAGTTTGCGACTGGGGCAGGCGGCGAGGAACGCGTCGTACTCCATCTTGGCCCGCGCCCGCTGCTGAGCCGCCGTCGTCGTCGCCATCGCCCGCTCCTTCGCCGCCGTACGCCACCCGAGCTGTACTTCCCGACAGAAAGTTACCCCACCAGCATGAAGGGAACGCGCCGGTCACGAGATGTGACCGCGGTCGTGGGGGTTGCGCGCCTGGTCTAGCCTGTGCCGGAGTTGATCTGGACTGCTTGCAGCTACGGGGAGTTACCTACGTGAAGGCTTTGAAGACCACCGTCGTCGCCATGTCCGCGGTTGCCGTGCTGGGGGTCGCGGCCGGCTGCGGCGAGACCGGGACCGGCGGCGGGACGAGCGCGCCCGCGGGTGGCACGAGCGCGGCCGCGCCCGCGGCGACGCCGGCGGACCCGAAGGAGGCGTTCCTCCAGGCCTTCACGGCGATCGAGGCGCGGCACTACGCGTACTCGATGAGCGTGGACGGCACCGAGGCGTCCGGGGTGGTCTACGCGCCGGGGAAGTCGTCGAGCAACTCGACCTCCGGTGAGCTGGAGGGCACGAAGTTCAGCACCGAGACCGTGTACGCGGACGGCAAGGCGTTCGTGAAGATGGACTTCGGGTCCGGCAACAGCAGCCTCGGGATCGACGCCGACACCTGGTACGAGCTGGACCTGAACGTCGCGAAGCAGCTCGACTACACGTTCGAGCAGCAGGCGCCGCTCCAGCCGGCGTTCACGACGTCGATCGCCTCGGTGGAGCGGGACGGCGACGCCGGGTTCACCGGTGTGTTCGACTTCGCGGCCGCGTCCGCGGGCAACCCGAACCCGCAGACCGCGACGCTGCTGAAGGCGCTGGGCGACGCGGCGAAGACGGCCACGTTCGCGGCGAAGCTGGACGACGCCGGCAACGTCACCACGCTGGTCCTCACGATCGCGAAGACGGACAAGACGCCGGAGATCACGCAGTCGCTGACGTACACCGAGTTCGGCACCGCGCAGGCCCCGGCGGCGCCGGCCGACGCGCAGCCGGCTCCGGCCTCGCTGAACGACCTCTACAAGTGAGTGCGCGGTGACGGAGGCCGGGCACGGTCTCCGTCACCTCAAAGTTGGATAAAGACTTGATCACGCGCCACGGGCAGCGAATGGGGCTATTCGCTCCATAGCGGTCGGTGCGAATCATTCGCAGTCACGTACCGATTACGGGCTGTGGAGTACCAGTGCTGTCGTGCATCGGAGCCCGTCGACCGCGGCGGTTACCCTCGTGCGCAGCCGCGCGCGTGCGTCGAGGCAGGCCAGCCGCCTGACGATGTCGCGCGGTCATATCGGCGGGCCATACGGGGGCCCCCGCTCGGTAAGGGTGACCATGCAGAACAGTGATCAGGACACCGTTCTTCTGCCGAAGATACGGTTTCCGGACCTCGACGAGGGCGACGACGCGCCGCGCGACGCCTGGTCGGAGACGGACTACGGAGCGGAGACGCACCGCGGCCGGGTGCGCGCGCTGACCACGATCGCGTGGCTGCTGCCGGCGCTCGCCATGGCCGCGCTCGGCATGGTCCGCCTGACCTGGAGCAGCCTCTCCGCGGACGAGCTGGGCTACTGGGCGTTCGTGACCACGCCGTGGGACGACGCGCTCGGGCTGCTCGGTGAACTCGACTCCGGCACCGTGCCGTACCACGTGGCG
This genomic window from Catenuloplanes niger contains:
- a CDS encoding IS3 family transposase (programmed frameshift) translates to MPRPYPREFRDDVVRVARDRDPGVTVEQIAKDFGVHPMTLFKWLRQADIDAGAAPGVSRNDSAELREARKRIKLLEQENEVLCRAAAYLSQANLPKRLYPLVNELVVDGIPVAVTCRVLNLARQPYYRWLARPVTDAALAEAYRADALFSAHRDDPGFGYRFLADEVRAAGQSMVERTAWKICSGMGWWSTVSRKRRRGKGGRPGPPVHDDLVKRDFTAGGPNRLWLADITEHRTGEGKLYLCAIKDVWSNRIVGYSIDSRMKSRLAVNALHNAVARRGDVAGCVLHTDRGSQFRSRKFVRALHHHQMLGSMGRVGAAGDNAAMESFFGLLQNNVLDRRTWTTRQALRTAIVTWIERTYHRRRRQRRLSRLTPIEYETIMTPPASQAA
- a CDS encoding IS256 family transposase; its protein translation is MTTEITSGQEPAARPADAVTDEQLIAMLVDRARGDGLKLTGEGGLLQQLTKRVLESALDGEITDHVGYDKHDPAGRGSGNTRNGSRTKTVLTDVGPVEVRVPRDAAGTFEPQIVRKRQRRLTGVDDMVLSLSAKGLTHGEIAAHLAEVYGAEVSKQTISTITDKVMDGMAEWQNRPLDRVYPVVFIDAINVKIRDGQVANRPIYLAMAVTVDGHRDILGIWAGDGGEGAKHWLHVLTELKNRGVADVLMLVCDGLKGLPEAVETVWPRTIVQTCVVHLLRNSFRYAARQDWDKIAKALRPVYTAPTEDAAAERFLEFAEAWGRKYPAIVKLWENAWAEFVPFLAFDAEIRKVICSTNAIESVNARIRKAVRARGHFPNEQAALKCVYMALMSLDPTGAGRRRWTMRWKAPLNAFQIAFEGRLTPADN
- a CDS encoding Imm32 family immunity protein → MNEISLSVPPYDPAVGVVAPAEGGSVTVEIVDDSVEIFGDPAGLRDLARMLLALSDVRAPKGANIHLDAGINPLDLGSASLMLASDPRAR
- a CDS encoding barstar family protein: MGEADAAIAACADIEGLFVDLPSTVRGTTLLGCMPHPPLRRALDALAKGAGNPGGALHRRSIDATLYSVDHNGVVNRMIGSHLRASVTEVRPSVLAADLVDVDLDSAISEPMPSSARPIWNLWHAGGPTEPNLWAGYGRELRHLWSGAALAHHRAEAPDKPADSTYQLDGCHVTDIEGFYCAIGEAINGPGGYFGWNGDALHDCVTGGWGAEWPFRLTWHHAEVAHSHLTAKFDQILQWLAEDQIEVELR
- a CDS encoding winged helix-turn-helix transcriptional regulator, coding for MATTTAAQQRARAKMEYDAFLAACPSRKLLDRISDKWVTLILAALGSGPDCAGDPRPMRYSELSRLLASVSQKMLTQTLRALERDGLISRTVEPTVPVTVTYELTPLGLSLHAMMRGLKLWAQDHMDEVLAHRAAYDG